CCTTACTTAAAATACCAGTTCCAGGTTGTAGGTTTAAGTTTTATATTGTTAATTAAAAGCTACCTTGAAATTTTATTACTTAAAGTACCTCTTAGACAAATTATTGAACAAATTGTATCTATTGGTTTTAACACACTTCCAATGGTAATTTTAACTACTGCTTTTTCTGGAATGGTAATCTCACTTGAAACATCAGACTTCTTAGCAAGATACGGTGCAAGAGATTCTATTGGTGCTTTAATTTGTCTGTCTTCAGTTATAGAAATTGCTCCTGTATTTGTAACTTTTGCAATTGGTGCACAAGCAGGAACTGCAATTACTGCTGAACTTGCTTGTATGCAAGTTACAGAGCAAGTCTCTGCAATAAGGCTTTCAAAAGTAAATCCTATAAATTATTTAGTAGCAACAAGACTTTGTGCAATGATTTATTCACTGC
The window above is part of the Candidatus Melainabacteria bacterium genome. Proteins encoded here:
- a CDS encoding ABC transporter permease encodes the protein MNILPPNIPYLKYQFQVVGLSFILLIKSYLEILLLKVPLRQIIEQIVSIGFNTLPMVILTTAFSGMVISLETSDFLARYGARDSIGALICLSSVIEIAPVFVTFAIGAQAGTAITAELACMQVTEQVSAIRLSKVNPINYLVATRLCAMIYSLPIAILIGAFFSMVGGLFITNTLAHIEYVVLIDSVWRALKLKDIWYSIIKGFVFANYLIAIHTAFGLGTRGGAKEVGTMTSYSTVYVAVGVICLDAILDYLMYLD